A single genomic interval of Littorina saxatilis isolate snail1 linkage group LG17, US_GU_Lsax_2.0, whole genome shotgun sequence harbors:
- the LOC138953323 gene encoding octapeptide-repeat protein T2-like, with the protein MCQEEEKGIGVEEKTGGEKEERTGEKGVDYGIGVEEKTGGREGGEDWRKRNRNKRRRREEADRRKGRRRGQKVKRRQEEEEGIEVEEKTWKRKRRQDRRKRTRREQKVERRQEEEKEAAEDEKTGDGGGRADSIVEVNNRNKRNRQEKENEERAGGG; encoded by the exons ATGTGCCAAGAAGAGGAGAAGGGGATAGGAGTTGAGGAGAAGACagggggagagaaggaggagagGACTGGCGAAAAAGGAGTAGACTATGGGATAGGAGTTGAGGAGAAGACAggggggagagaaggaggagagGACTGGCGAAAAAGGA ACAGGAATAAGAGAAGGAGAAGAGAAGAAGCGGACAGAAGGAAGGGGAGAAGGAGAGGACAGAAGGTGAAGAGGagacaggaggaggaggaggggataGAAGTGGAGGAGAAGacatggaaaagaaaaagaagacaggaCAGAAGAAAGAGGACAAGGAGAGAACAGAAGGTGGAGAGGAGACaagaggaagagaaggaggCAGCAGAGGATGAGAAGACTGGGGATGGAGGAGGAAGAGCGGACAGTATAGTGGAAGTAAACAACAGGAACAAAAGAAACAGACAGGAGAAAGAGAATGAGGAGAGGGCAGGAGGTGGATAA